Within Haematobia irritans isolate KBUSLIRL chromosome 2, ASM5000362v1, whole genome shotgun sequence, the genomic segment TAGCATTATTTGTACTTCGTTGTTCAAGGGGATAGCGTTCCACCACATCATCGATCAGTTCCAGTATACCAATTTTCAATTTACGTTTTTGATGCGGTGTTAGCCCGGAGATGTCCGGCAGTATACTGCGAAAGAATTCCATATCGGCCTGTTCGCCTGCATACATATGCATTTGAGCTGTGGTGGTCGCCTCACTGGCATGGCACTCGGTTTTTATACGTTTGGGCTCATGGAGAAAATCATGATGGGAATCTTGGCGGATATTTGAGTTTGCGTAGGGAATTTCTTGGGCCACACCATCGGGTGTCCTCAGCTCCGACAGCTGGACATCAGGTATAAAATTCTGCATAGTATTGGCACTTGCCGTATCACTTAGTGGCGGTGAggaacgatgatgatgatgatgctgttgCATATGTAAGCTGGCCGTAATGGCCGGATTAAAAGCGTCTATAGTTTCCTCATCTTCGTTATCGGACAAAGAATGTTTCACACCCAAATGatgattattgaattttaactGAGACTGATTGGCTGTGGCCATACCTTGCAATGTTGTTGATATTGCATTGTTCTGTTGTTGTGTTTGCTGCTGttcctgttgttgttgttgttgcaactgttgctgctgctgtgaATATTGATATAGCGTTGCTAGGCTACTGTTACCATCCAAGGAATTACGTGTCGACTTGAGAAATGGCAATAAAAATGCCATATGCTCGGTAAGGTAATAGGGTTTATGTTGCGGATCATTACCACTCTGTTGTTTAATATATCGAGAGAGGCATGCTCGTAGGTTACGCCAGCGCTCCTTACAATGAATGActgaaaagcaaaacaaaagacGGATAATGTAAGTATGTATTGGAATTTTGGAAGAGTTGTTTAAAAGGTTCGTAATTTAATGTGGActtatttcgattatttttttcaatttaggcGTGACACTTTGGATTTCGACATTTAAAGACGCTTGGAGGAAgattttggtcaatataaataaTCGATTGTACCGCAAAGccgattttaaattttcaaaatgtgaacTTGTagcatttttgggtatttcgcAACTCGGCTATATAAGTAAGGTCcttggtaattgtgccaaaaatgacATTGTTTctgcttgaattttttttctttggaggtAAGCGAGtgtattttatagagaaaaagtaaagtaaaaatttttcggAATGCGTtttgttttcgagatatcgatccttATGCTTTGAGACTTCCTTCTATGGACAGAGTTAAAAGTGGGCTAAAATGATACGCATGTTAGTCCTTGAGCCTATAGAAAGGGTCCAAAGAACCAAAATAGTTATGCGTGgactgtttgcaaaattttcactagtattttagtgaaaaaaaaaaataatttttaaggcCTTACCCAAGGGTTTTTTCTAAAGTTTGAttctttttattgaatttgcaATGTACCTGAAATTTGCTTTAATATGAGTACCATTTTGCTTATATGAGTAAGGGTCCAACATTTTGAAGGGCGCAGGACTCTCCTCCATGGCCATGAGGCTTATTTATATTCAAACTATACACTTTATTTCCTTTTATTTGGATGCCTTATTATGTTTGGGTAGATTTTGTGCGTTGGATAGCAAATCCTATGTTAGCAATAATGGGAACTCAATGACaatagacctcctttttatacaaTAAGGGTGATTGAAGGGCGATTGAAGTgtttgggattgaacccatgacgaattgcatgcaaggcggacatgttaACCATAGCATCATGGTGACTCCGGGGCCTATAACTCGGAAGATAGACATTTCTGACAAGTGGTAcactttgtgttccaaacatgtttgacacaattggtagaattctaccaaaattggtagattttttattgattggtagaattcttgatgttttggtagattttgcaaaatattcctaagaggtactttacaaatttttatagaaaaaatattttgagaattttttatttagaaaaaaaaaaacaatttgagaaaattttctctagaagtataattttgagaaaattttcaatagaaaaaaattgagacagaaataaaattttgagaaaattgtctatagaaaactaatttgagaacattttctatagaaaaaaatttgagaaaattttctatagaaataaaatcttgagaaaatttcctatagaaatgaaattttgagaaagattactatagaaataaaactttgagaattttttttttatagaaaaaaacaatctgaaaaaaatttttatagaaaaaacaatttgagaagatttttttatagaaaaaacaatttgagaaaattttctatagaaataaaatttaaaaaaaaatctatagaaatataattttgagagaattttctatagaaataaattcttgagaaaatttcctatagaaatgaaattttgagaattttttttttatagaaaaaaaaaaacaatttgaaaaaaaattttatagaaaaaaacaataaaaagtaaaatcttgagaaaatttcctatagaaatgaaattttgagaaattttttttatagaaaaaccaatttgagagaattttttatagaaaaaacaatttgagaagattttttttatagaaaaaacaatttgagaaaattttctatagaaataaaattttaagaaaattttctagatgtactttacaaatttttatagaaaaaatattttgagaatttttttttttagaaaaaaacaatttgagaaaattttctctagaaatataattttgagaaaattttgtatagaaaaaaaatgggacaattttctatagaaataaaatactgagaaaattgtctatagaaacaaatttgagaaaattttctatagaaataaaatcttgagaaaatttcctatagaaatgaaattttgagaaagattacatagaaaaaaatttcacgaacatttttccaattaaaatcttaattgagttttaaaaaatattcaattaaaaattttattgaatcaacaaattttacaattgaaataaaaatcaataacacaaattaatagtatcaattaattttttaattggctgtcaattaattttttaattgatactatcatttctgtgattgaagacatttcaattaaaaaattaattggatcaattaatttcgtgattgattcagaaaaaaaatgttgtgtgtactatagaaataaaactttgagattttttttatagaaaaaaacaatttgagaaaattttttatagaaaaaacaatttgaagaaatttttctatagaaataaaattttaagaaaattttctatagaagtaaattcttgagaaaatattctatagaaataaaatcttgataaaatttcctatagaaatgaaattttgagaattttttttatagaaaaaaacaatttgagaaaattttttatagaaaaaacaatttgagaagattttttatagaaaaaacaatttgagaaaattttctatagaaataaaattttaaaaaaaattttctatagaaatataattttgagagaattttctatagaaataaattcttgagaaaatttcctatagaaatgaaattttgagaattttttttttatagaaaaaacaatttgagaaaattttttatagaaaaaaaaaaacaataaaaagtaaaatcttgagaaaatttccaatagaaatgaaattttgagaaaattttttttatagaaaaaacaatttgagagaattttttatagaaaaaaacaatttgagaagatttttttatagaaaaaacaatttgagaaaattttctatagaaataaaattttaagaaaattttctatagaaatattattttgagagaattttctataaaaataaattcttgagaaaatattctatagatataaaattttgacaaaatttccatagaaataaaatttgacaaaataagatttttttgtttggtagtttttttgataaaatttgctgcaaatcgaaaattctaagCCTAAAGTAGATTTAAGCCTGTGTTTAACATTTAGATGTATTCTTTACGAAAAAGGATGTGATCAGCTGATTGTAATGGCCAACCTATTTTAAATTCAGGTCATAAGTATAGTAATTTTATAGTACGGTAAAATTAGGTCAAGTGGTCTCACACGACTAtactcaattttaaaaatagtttttttttttgtctaaatataattttcacaatattatttAGATTATTCCAAAAGTATCTATACTCACCACTTTCTTTGGTTTCCAATGATATTTGATACCAGGCCTTCTCTTGATTATCACGATTTCGATATTCGGGAACCTTTTTGTCATACAAACATTTGTGATTCCTCACCAGATTGACAAAACGTATATTGAAATCCTCATCGGTTTGCATGGTGCGAGAAAAATTTCCCGGAGTAGTTGAGGGACCTGGATGATTTAAA encodes:
- the brwl gene encoding brickwall, producing the protein MTTTTSVPTATNSSSTSTANTKATTDNNNTEATSSQANTTSNDMNSIKIENNSNNLTQSTTTSTNTTETTVTTPPTAQRAVTITPILNHPGPSTTPGNFSRTMQTDEDFNIRFVNLVRNHKCLYDKKVPEYRNRDNQEKAWYQISLETKESVIHCKERWRNLRACLSRYIKQQSGNDPQHKPYYLTEHMAFLLPFLKSTRNSLDGNSSLATLYQYSQQQQQLQQQQQQEQQQTQQQNNAISTTLQGMATANQSQLKFNNHHLGVKHSLSDNEDEETIDAFNPAITASLHMQQHHHHHRSSPPLSDTASANTMQNFIPDVQLSELRTPDGVAQEIPYANSNIRQDSHHDFLHEPKRIKTECHASEATTTAQMHMYAGEQADMEFFRSILPDISGLTPHQKRKLKIGILELIDDVVERYPLEQRSTNNANVTSQTPNAKTRRNSSRGDWHK